Proteins found in one Methanospirillum hungatei JF-1 genomic segment:
- a CDS encoding YwbE family protein — protein sequence MSDPINSVDRNGTKRKYIKPGLSVDIILKQDQRTGKKTRGIVREILTGSSFHPHGIKVRLTSGHVGRVCFIHPDSP from the coding sequence GTGAGTGACCCAATCAATTCTGTAGATAGAAACGGAACAAAACGGAAATACATTAAACCCGGTCTTTCCGTAGATATTATCCTGAAACAGGATCAGCGAACTGGTAAGAAAACTCGCGGTATTGTCAGAGAGATTTTAACCGGTTCATCATTTCATCCGCATGGGATTAAAGTCAGGCTTACGTCTGGTCATGTCGGCAGGGTTTGTTTTATCCATCCGGATAGCCCCTGA
- a CDS encoding cation-translocating P-type ATPase: MVPKEHSEQDYSASVQEIYSRYSSGPSGLDPTECLHRLTIYGKNTLIQSKKKSVYIRFFANFTHLMAILLWIGGIVALIAHMPQLAAAVWMVNIINGLFSFWQEFRAEKAADALMQLLPVKVRVIRNGVTIEIAAEDLVPGDLMVLAEGDHISADGRLVEASELRIDQSTLTGESHPVKKTADPSYETDISKIEYQNLVFAGTNVVSGTGLAIVTTTGMTTEFGKVAHLTQGIEEEKSPLQQEMVHVTRMVTIVAVSIGILFFIMLMTLTTVTLAESFIFALGMIVAFVPEGLLPTVTLALARGSQRMAKRNALIKRLSAVETLGCTSVICTDKTGTLTQNEMTITRIWIPGSFFSVTGVGYGPEGEITPDEPANQKNMDALRELFIAGVLCSNARLLAPDSANPQWNILGDPTEAAILVAAEKSGVYYEEESHRFPRVREFPFDSRRKCMSTLHLAENDLICYLKGAPKAVLDISSMVMENGEPVLLTGEKRARIMEVNDSFAEQGLRVLGIARKNIHGDVTPENAEDVEHDMTFLGLVAMMDPPRPEVALAVKKCHRACIRIIMITGDYGLTAKSIARRIGIITSDTPRIITGVELDQMDNNDLKQALSGEVIFARVTPEHKLRVVEVLRETGEIVAVTGDGVNDAPALKKADIGVAMGISGTDVAKEAADMVLTDDNFASIVNAIEEGRAVYANIKKFTGYIFTSNTPEAVPFILFAFSKGRIPLALDVMPILTIDLGTDLVPALALGSEPPEPGIMDKPPRNLREHVITRSLLFRSYLWLGPIQSLAVMSAFLYQYWTNGYWGRIFDLPAQGPLYHSAVGMALAAVVTTQIGNVLAHRTERSSILKIGFFTNRMVWAGIVSELIIIIIVLYIPFFQEIIGTAPFPVENWLFLFAWAPVLLLAEEFRKGVIRMIEKKKGVNNPSGGIA, from the coding sequence ATGGTACCAAAAGAGCATTCAGAGCAGGACTATTCTGCATCAGTTCAGGAGATCTACTCCCGGTACTCTTCCGGCCCCTCCGGGCTCGATCCTACTGAATGTCTTCACCGTCTCACTATTTATGGGAAAAATACCCTGATCCAGTCAAAGAAAAAATCGGTCTATATTAGGTTTTTCGCAAACTTCACGCATCTTATGGCAATCCTCCTGTGGATCGGTGGGATTGTCGCACTGATCGCACACATGCCCCAGCTCGCAGCAGCGGTGTGGATGGTAAATATTATCAATGGTCTTTTCTCCTTCTGGCAGGAGTTTAGAGCTGAGAAGGCTGCGGATGCCCTGATGCAGCTACTTCCCGTAAAGGTCCGTGTCATTCGGAATGGTGTCACTATCGAGATTGCAGCCGAAGATCTGGTTCCCGGTGACCTCATGGTCCTTGCAGAGGGGGATCATATCTCTGCAGATGGCCGGCTGGTGGAAGCATCAGAACTCAGGATTGATCAGTCCACATTAACGGGTGAGTCCCATCCGGTAAAGAAGACTGCTGATCCGTCATATGAGACTGATATCTCAAAGATTGAGTATCAGAATCTGGTCTTTGCAGGAACCAATGTTGTGTCAGGGACTGGGCTTGCAATAGTCACAACCACAGGTATGACCACCGAATTTGGAAAGGTTGCTCATCTCACCCAGGGGATAGAAGAGGAGAAAAGTCCCCTGCAGCAGGAGATGGTGCATGTCACCAGGATGGTCACCATTGTTGCGGTCAGTATCGGGATTCTCTTTTTCATCATGCTCATGACTCTGACAACCGTCACCCTTGCTGAAAGTTTTATTTTTGCTCTCGGCATGATTGTTGCATTCGTTCCTGAAGGTTTACTCCCGACAGTCACCCTTGCGCTTGCACGGGGTTCGCAACGGATGGCTAAACGAAATGCCCTGATCAAACGATTATCAGCGGTGGAGACTCTGGGCTGTACCAGTGTCATCTGCACTGATAAAACCGGGACCCTGACTCAGAATGAGATGACCATTACCCGGATATGGATCCCTGGTTCTTTCTTTTCGGTGACCGGAGTCGGCTATGGCCCCGAAGGTGAGATTACTCCTGACGAACCGGCGAATCAGAAGAATATGGATGCTCTCAGAGAATTGTTCATAGCCGGTGTTCTCTGTTCAAATGCACGGCTTCTTGCTCCGGATTCTGCAAATCCCCAATGGAATATTCTTGGTGATCCAACTGAAGCTGCCATCCTTGTCGCAGCAGAAAAGTCAGGAGTATATTATGAAGAGGAGAGCCACCGATTCCCACGGGTTCGGGAATTTCCCTTTGACTCCAGACGAAAATGCATGAGTACCCTGCACCTTGCAGAGAACGATCTCATCTGTTACCTGAAAGGTGCTCCAAAGGCAGTCCTTGACATCTCTTCAATGGTGATGGAGAATGGAGAACCCGTTTTGTTAACCGGGGAGAAACGGGCCAGAATCATGGAGGTGAATGACTCCTTTGCCGAGCAGGGACTTCGTGTTCTGGGGATTGCCCGGAAAAATATCCACGGCGATGTTACTCCGGAAAATGCTGAAGACGTGGAGCATGACATGACATTCCTCGGCCTTGTTGCCATGATGGATCCCCCCCGTCCTGAAGTTGCATTGGCCGTGAAAAAATGTCATCGTGCCTGTATCCGGATTATCATGATAACCGGCGATTATGGGCTTACAGCTAAAAGTATTGCCCGTCGTATTGGAATAATAACTAGTGATACCCCCCGTATCATCACCGGGGTAGAACTTGATCAGATGGACAATAATGACTTAAAACAGGCTTTGTCAGGGGAGGTCATCTTTGCTCGGGTTACCCCTGAGCATAAGCTCAGGGTAGTTGAAGTCTTGCGGGAAACTGGAGAAATTGTTGCAGTTACCGGGGATGGGGTGAATGATGCACCTGCTTTGAAAAAAGCGGATATTGGGGTTGCAATGGGAATATCCGGGACTGATGTAGCGAAAGAGGCTGCTGACATGGTTCTTACTGATGATAACTTTGCATCCATTGTCAATGCTATAGAGGAAGGCAGGGCGGTCTACGCTAATATTAAGAAGTTCACCGGTTACATCTTCACCAGTAATACCCCTGAGGCGGTTCCGTTCATCCTGTTTGCATTCAGTAAGGGAAGAATCCCGCTGGCTCTGGATGTGATGCCGATTCTTACCATCGATCTTGGAACCGATCTCGTTCCTGCCCTTGCCCTTGGGTCAGAACCGCCTGAGCCGGGGATTATGGATAAACCACCCAGAAATTTGAGAGAGCATGTCATCACCCGGTCACTCCTATTTCGGTCCTATCTCTGGCTTGGACCGATACAGAGCCTTGCCGTGATGTCTGCCTTTTTATATCAGTACTGGACGAACGGATACTGGGGAAGAATTTTCGACCTGCCTGCACAAGGCCCTCTCTATCACTCAGCAGTAGGAATGGCTCTTGCAGCGGTTGTGACCACCCAGATTGGTAATGTCCTTGCACACCGAACTGAACGAAGTTCTATTCTTAAAATCGGGTTTTTTACAAACAGAATGGTTTGGGCTGGTATTGTCAGTGAACTCATCATTATTATCATCGTTCTCTATATTCCGTTTTTCCAGGAAATAATCGGAACAGCTCCCTTCCCGGTAGAGAACTGGCTGTTTCTGTTTGCCTGGGCACCAGTCTTGTTACTGGCAGAGGAGTTCAGAAAGGGAGTTATTCGTATGATTGAAAAGAAAAAGGGAGTGAATAATCCATCAGGAGGGATAGCATGA
- a CDS encoding potassium channel family protein, which translates to MKIIIIGCGRMGSGLAMRLVRSHHEITVVDHDHRAFDRLGAGFSGMIIEHDAMDKKSFTMSGVEKADGLAAVTGNDAVNIVVARAAKQMYRVPKVIARTHDPRYAELYHKLGIETVTNVTLGIERISELLTFSTLDIIHGIGDGEVGIVRYDIPPLLAGHQVKDLTVPGEIIVLSLTRKGKTSIPTLGTTLEKGDVVHIAVEERAVDRLKNEMRTVGGG; encoded by the coding sequence ATGAAGATAATCATCATCGGATGTGGCCGTATGGGGTCAGGACTTGCCATGCGTCTTGTACGGTCACATCATGAAATTACGGTAGTGGATCATGATCACCGGGCATTTGACCGTCTTGGGGCAGGATTTTCCGGAATGATAATAGAACATGATGCCATGGACAAAAAATCATTTACGATGAGTGGGGTAGAAAAGGCAGATGGACTTGCCGCAGTAACCGGAAATGATGCAGTGAATATTGTCGTCGCCCGTGCGGCAAAACAGATGTACCGGGTTCCAAAGGTGATTGCCCGAACTCATGATCCCCGATATGCAGAGCTGTATCATAAATTGGGTATTGAGACGGTCACCAATGTAACTCTTGGTATAGAACGGATATCAGAACTTCTGACATTTTCAACTCTTGATATTATTCATGGAATCGGAGATGGAGAAGTAGGCATAGTCAGATATGATATTCCTCCGCTCCTTGCCGGACATCAGGTGAAGGATCTGACTGTCCCGGGTGAGATCATTGTCTTGTCACTGACCAGGAAGGGGAAGACCAGCATTCCAACCCTTGGAACTACACTGGAAAAAGGTGATGTGGTTCACATTGCCGTGGAAGAGCGGGCTGTTGACCGGTTAAAGAATGAAATGCGGACCGTCGGAGGTGGATAA
- a CDS encoding potassium channel family protein: MSLSVLIAGGGKVGTYLAKILISNGNIVTILEGAPEDYHKLEQEFQEGHLVKGDPTDPQALIAAGIKNVNVVAAVTRHDEMNLVIASLAKFEFRVKRTIARVNIPKNAWLFTREMGVDVMVNQADLMAHLIAREMTVGDMMTMLKLRTGEYSLVEHIVTSGSAASGKAIKDLHLPQECVLSAIIRDHKLVIPRGNIVLHPGDEVLTVAHESVTAQVRQVLQDPSG, encoded by the coding sequence ATGAGTCTTTCTGTATTGATTGCCGGTGGGGGTAAGGTCGGGACCTATCTTGCAAAGATCCTGATTTCCAACGGTAATATTGTTACCATCCTTGAAGGAGCACCAGAAGATTATCATAAACTCGAACAGGAATTTCAAGAGGGTCACCTGGTCAAAGGAGATCCGACCGATCCACAAGCCCTCATAGCTGCCGGAATAAAAAATGTCAATGTGGTTGCGGCAGTCACCAGACATGACGAGATGAACCTGGTCATAGCAAGCCTTGCAAAATTTGAGTTCAGGGTGAAAAGGACTATCGCCCGGGTAAACATCCCGAAAAATGCCTGGCTTTTTACCAGAGAGATGGGTGTTGATGTCATGGTGAATCAGGCAGATCTGATGGCTCATCTGATTGCACGGGAGATGACCGTCGGTGATATGATGACAATGCTCAAACTCCGGACCGGTGAATACTCCCTTGTAGAACACATCGTGACCAGTGGATCGGCCGCATCAGGCAAAGCGATTAAAGATCTCCACCTCCCACAGGAATGTGTCCTGTCTGCTATCATCAGGGATCATAAACTGGTTATCCCACGTGGGAATATCGTTCTTCATCCGGGAGATGAGGTCCTCACCGTTGCTCATGAATCGGTAACTGCGCAGGTAAGACAGGTACTTCAGGACCCCTCCGGATGA
- a CDS encoding 3'-5' exonuclease, producing MKYLIFDTESTGLPREEKDPFHYPEYWPRMVQLAWILTDGETIITEENYLIYPDGFVIPSSSMEIHGITNERAREEGKPVLEVLSVFSESIKQADVLVGHNVSFDRSIVTSEYSRAKLNAPILKLPYHCTMKTSTEVCKLPAKGGRRGYKWPSLSELHQFLFEEPFEHAHDASADVRACMRCYLELKNRGLFQELWTKPDPKEMKWKKRRNNPYY from the coding sequence ATGAAATATCTGATTTTTGATACAGAATCCACTGGACTTCCCAGAGAGGAGAAAGATCCCTTCCATTATCCTGAATACTGGCCACGTATGGTTCAGCTGGCATGGATTCTGACTGATGGTGAAACCATTATCACAGAGGAGAATTATCTTATCTATCCGGACGGGTTTGTTATTCCTTCTTCCTCCATGGAGATTCATGGCATTACCAATGAGCGTGCCAGAGAGGAAGGAAAACCGGTACTTGAGGTCCTTTCAGTATTTTCAGAATCAATCAAGCAGGCAGATGTCCTGGTCGGTCATAATGTCTCATTTGACCGGAGCATTGTGACATCTGAATATTCACGTGCAAAACTGAACGCACCTATCCTGAAACTTCCCTATCATTGTACCATGAAAACGTCGACAGAAGTCTGTAAATTACCCGCAAAAGGGGGAAGAAGAGGATATAAGTGGCCGTCACTCTCTGAACTTCACCAGTTTCTGTTTGAAGAACCATTTGAACATGCTCATGATGCAAGTGCTGATGTAAGGGCATGTATGCGGTGTTACCTCGAGCTCAAAAACCGTGGTCTTTTTCAGGAACTCTGGACAAAACCTGATCCAAAAGAGATGAAATGGAAGAAAAGAAGGAATAATCCGTATTATTGA
- a CDS encoding cache domain-containing protein gives MTYPTSPHTIPYLQRITTRTILSIVLLVILMVMIVGCGVIWIAYSEQGNTIHLTQKKTAEEVSLIISYYFSNLADNLMLLSTSSHFSTLSIKEQKEVLIDLLNDKRKLYHECTVLTPDGKEVLKLSRFYTYMPDELGNRSTESLFNRALKGETVISPIYVFPQTGLISVDIAIPVSDHQGAITHVLIGTASVLPLWSEIEKIDLGNSGYVYIVDKEGKFVAYQKISDILDRYGSLMTAYPPVQDVISEKSERTNISPYIGLKGEEVIGSYADIEGTDWAVIIELSTTEAFENILRMIHVTIAALIIGALFSGLLGYVLSRYLTDPVLNLTFTVSKIGQGNLVTDIHEITRTDEIGILARGIEQMQKNLRESYLDLELRISELTLAREKLRISEEQYRTIFEHSENPLILVEKDFSISLINKKFEELWGYSQDEVIGQKKWVEFVADPEERNRMIEYNKRRQAGEKDIPSLYNFRFKTRYGEIRDIMISVTQMPGTGQTLATLVDVTEQKRFEQELIQKNSDLHEAYEKLAANEEELRESYNTLATFEQELRMSEQKYRNIVEDQTELILRFTPQRKIIFVNDAFCSFFQLNREDILQQGGEIQEIEEYLSGILNQITALSSDNPVAFFECRIFQPDGEERWINGTIRGLFDDSGSITEYQSVARDISDRKKAEEALEKARNKLTLLNAITFEDIRNYIFTLSGYLEVQKDMVSDPAVLTLFEKEKSIVKKVSQSLEFAKDYQDMGIKPAYWQNVLQVYLYAISHLDLTHIERVEEIKGVFMYADPLLEKVFFNLAMNLVIHGKNTVTRLHLYTEMQGNDLKIIFEDNGQGIPDEQKETLFQRRNDLKKGMGLYFVREVLAITGIRIQETGVFGQGARFELIVPYGKYRFE, from the coding sequence ATGACGTACCCAACATCACCCCATACCATCCCTTATCTGCAACGGATTACAACCCGGACCATACTGAGTATAGTTCTTCTTGTAATCCTTATGGTTATGATCGTCGGCTGTGGAGTTATCTGGATAGCATATTCAGAGCAGGGGAATACTATCCATTTGACCCAGAAGAAAACAGCTGAAGAAGTAAGTCTGATAATTTCATACTACTTTTCAAATCTGGCTGATAATCTAATGCTTTTATCCACCAGTTCACATTTTTCAACCTTATCCATCAAAGAACAAAAGGAAGTTCTTATTGACCTCCTCAATGACAAGAGAAAATTGTATCATGAATGCACCGTGTTGACTCCTGACGGAAAAGAGGTTTTAAAATTATCACGTTTTTATACCTACATGCCAGATGAACTTGGTAATCGTTCAACAGAATCGTTATTTAACCGTGCCCTAAAAGGAGAAACGGTCATTTCACCCATCTATGTATTCCCCCAAACAGGTTTAATCTCCGTTGATATTGCAATACCGGTTTCGGATCATCAGGGAGCAATTACTCATGTTCTTATAGGAACTGCCAGCGTTTTGCCATTATGGTCAGAGATAGAGAAGATTGATCTTGGAAACAGCGGGTATGTATATATTGTTGATAAAGAGGGTAAGTTTGTTGCCTATCAGAAGATATCTGATATACTGGACCGTTATGGCTCATTAATGACTGCATATCCACCGGTGCAGGATGTTATTTCAGAAAAATCTGAAAGGACTAATATTTCACCATATATCGGATTAAAAGGAGAGGAGGTGATCGGATCATATGCCGATATAGAAGGAACAGACTGGGCAGTGATTATTGAACTTTCCACAACTGAAGCATTTGAAAATATTCTCCGGATGATTCATGTAACCATTGCAGCTCTTATTATCGGGGCGCTCTTTTCAGGCCTTCTTGGTTATGTCCTCTCCCGGTATCTGACCGACCCGGTACTCAACCTTACCTTTACCGTTTCAAAGATCGGGCAGGGAAATCTGGTGACAGACATTCATGAAATTACCCGTACTGATGAGATAGGCATTCTTGCCCGTGGAATCGAACAGATGCAGAAGAACCTCAGGGAATCATACCTTGACCTTGAATTACGAATTTCAGAATTAACGCTGGCCAGAGAGAAACTCCGTATTTCAGAGGAACAGTACAGGACAATATTTGAACACTCAGAAAATCCCCTGATTCTTGTAGAAAAAGATTTTTCCATCTCACTCATAAATAAAAAATTTGAGGAGTTATGGGGATATTCACAAGATGAAGTGATTGGGCAGAAGAAATGGGTGGAGTTTGTTGCAGATCCTGAAGAACGAAACCGGATGATTGAGTACAACAAGAGACGGCAGGCAGGAGAAAAGGACATCCCATCGCTTTATAATTTCAGATTCAAAACCCGATACGGAGAGATCAGGGATATCATGATCAGTGTTACCCAGATGCCGGGAACAGGTCAGACTCTTGCAACTCTCGTCGATGTTACCGAACAGAAGAGATTTGAACAGGAACTCATTCAAAAAAATTCTGATTTACATGAGGCATATGAAAAGTTAGCAGCAAATGAGGAGGAACTGAGAGAGAGTTACAACACCCTCGCAACATTTGAGCAGGAACTTCGGATGAGCGAACAAAAATACCGGAATATTGTAGAAGATCAGACAGAACTCATTCTCCGGTTCACACCACAAAGAAAAATTATCTTTGTTAATGATGCTTTCTGTTCTTTCTTCCAGTTAAATAGGGAAGATATCCTCCAGCAAGGAGGAGAGATCCAGGAAATTGAAGAATATCTTTCCGGGATTCTGAACCAAATCACCGCACTCTCATCTGATAACCCGGTGGCATTTTTTGAGTGTAGAATTTTCCAGCCTGATGGAGAGGAGAGATGGATCAATGGAACAATTCGGGGATTATTCGATGATTCAGGATCAATCACTGAATACCAGTCAGTCGCACGGGACATTTCAGATCGGAAAAAGGCTGAAGAAGCTTTAGAAAAAGCCAGGAATAAACTTACTCTTCTCAATGCCATCACTTTTGAAGACATAAGGAATTACATATTTACTCTGTCCGGATATTTGGAAGTGCAAAAAGATATGGTCTCTGACCCGGCTGTTCTGACACTCTTTGAGAAGGAGAAGAGTATTGTAAAAAAAGTATCCCAGTCTCTTGAATTTGCAAAGGATTATCAGGATATGGGAATCAAACCTGCATACTGGCAGAATGTTCTGCAGGTATACCTCTATGCAATTTCACACCTCGATCTCACCCATATTGAACGGGTTGAAGAGATAAAAGGAGTTTTTATGTATGCTGATCCCCTTCTTGAAAAAGTCTTCTTCAATCTGGCCATGAATCTGGTCATTCATGGGAAAAATACAGTTACAAGACTCCATCTATATACAGAAATGCAAGGAAACGATCTTAAAATTATTTTTGAAGATAATGGACAGGGAATTCCTGATGAACAGAAGGAAACACTGTTCCAACGAAGAAATGACTTGAAAAAAGGTATGGGATTATATTTTGTTCGGGAAGTACTGGCAATCACCGGTATCAGGATTCAGGAGACAGGGGTATTTGGTCAGGGAGCACGGTTTGAATTGATCGTTCCGTATGGAAAATACAGATTTGAATAA
- a CDS encoding ABC transporter substrate-binding protein, translating to MKRRLDPDSRIPWYYPVLLCLFIICTILSCGCVEEKSPVINKTITIGILLPLTGELAGRGNECLNGSILAIEEINKNGGIRSKEGRLLRYIIADSKGNATIGAMKTKEFILNHTVTALVGAYQSNVAIAATQIAEQYQTPFMVNTGISDVIIERGYSYTFRIIPTVDDYAHTKVEFLESMNRRLINPIKTVALIYENTAFGTSAAIAEHKFLKRGGFTIPIDTSYVAADVDNYLEEIRRTVREKPDAIFTTTYLKDGIIISRELKNAGFTGPVIYSGGGTISQAFIDALGPDAEGIYSVSELVYSLTAVRDLNKRYYARFGVNLSGASAHTYQTILVLSDALERAASLESEDIRTALSETNITSDQDILIPDDYISFSSEGQNEYSRLTMMQVQNGSWTTVWPDTYAESTQATNPDKP from the coding sequence ATGAAACGAAGACTGGATCCAGATTCCCGGATACCATGGTACTACCCGGTTTTACTGTGTTTATTCATTATATGCACTATTCTGTCATGCGGGTGTGTTGAAGAAAAATCTCCGGTAATAAACAAAACCATCACTATCGGTATACTCCTTCCATTGACCGGTGAACTGGCCGGACGTGGAAATGAATGCCTGAACGGCTCCATTCTGGCTATTGAAGAGATCAATAAAAACGGAGGGATTCGATCCAAAGAAGGACGATTGCTCAGATATATCATTGCTGACTCAAAAGGAAATGCAACCATTGGTGCGATGAAAACGAAAGAATTTATCCTGAATCACACGGTAACTGCACTCGTCGGGGCATATCAAAGTAATGTGGCCATCGCTGCTACACAGATTGCAGAGCAATATCAAACTCCTTTCATGGTAAATACGGGAATATCTGATGTCATTATTGAGAGAGGATATTCCTATACATTCAGAATTATTCCCACAGTCGATGATTATGCACATACCAAAGTCGAGTTTCTTGAATCCATGAACCGAAGATTAATTAATCCGATAAAAACTGTTGCACTCATTTATGAAAATACGGCCTTTGGAACCAGTGCAGCCATCGCTGAACATAAATTTTTGAAGAGAGGGGGATTTACCATTCCCATTGATACCAGCTATGTTGCAGCAGATGTGGACAATTATCTTGAAGAGATCAGAAGAACTGTTCGGGAAAAACCTGATGCAATTTTTACGACAACATATCTGAAAGATGGAATAATCATCAGCAGAGAATTAAAAAATGCAGGTTTTACCGGACCTGTGATATATTCAGGTGGAGGAACCATTTCACAAGCGTTTATAGATGCTCTCGGCCCTGATGCTGAAGGCATCTATTCAGTATCTGAATTAGTATATTCTCTAACGGCAGTCCGTGACTTAAATAAACGATACTATGCACGATTCGGCGTGAACCTTTCTGGTGCCTCCGCTCATACCTACCAGACAATACTGGTACTCAGTGATGCATTGGAAAGGGCTGCATCTTTAGAGAGTGAAGATATCCGAACTGCATTATCAGAGACGAATATTACTTCCGATCAGGATATTCTCATCCCAGATGATTATATCTCCTTCAGCTCTGAGGGACAGAATGAATATTCTAGATTAACAATGATGCAGGTACAGAATGGATCATGGACAACAGTATGGCCTGATACATATGCAGAATCAACCCAGGCCACGAACCCTGACAAACCATGA
- a CDS encoding response regulator, which produces MTVIKILLVDDQEELLDITRIFLEKGGDIVVETSTSAITAIEMLREHKYDAIVSDYEMPQMDGIEFLKTIKRMGLEKPFIIFTGRSREDIVIEALNSGADFYLQKGSEPKVQFAELRNMIHQAVMRKRIEEALIQSETNYKTLVECTQDSIYMVDKRGKYLFMNSHHKARLGISDQDFHNYYYQDLHSDEETGHFLNLIKEVIEESRPVHDEYRKGDRWFVRTISPVRNEILDLTIAATVISTDITHTRTLEKTVSTLEEHYKILVEAMQDSVYSVDPECRYKFMNSHHQKRLGITGEYIGTYYGDYHDKAATDRFESHIQKVISTKQSVCERYTEDTRIFIRTYSPVLDPETQMVQEIVVISIEPAGRFEKT; this is translated from the coding sequence ATGACAGTCATTAAAATTCTGCTTGTTGATGATCAGGAAGAACTTCTGGATATAACCCGGATTTTTCTTGAAAAGGGTGGGGACATCGTAGTTGAAACCAGCACATCTGCTATAACTGCGATAGAAATGCTCCGTGAGCATAAATATGATGCCATTGTCTCTGATTATGAAATGCCCCAGATGGATGGGATAGAATTTTTAAAAACCATCAAGAGGATGGGACTTGAAAAACCCTTCATCATCTTTACCGGAAGAAGTCGGGAAGATATTGTTATTGAGGCATTAAATTCAGGGGCTGATTTTTACCTTCAGAAAGGATCTGAACCAAAAGTCCAGTTTGCCGAGCTTCGGAATATGATTCATCAGGCTGTCATGAGAAAGAGGATAGAAGAAGCCCTCATCCAGTCTGAAACAAATTATAAAACCCTTGTAGAATGTACTCAGGATTCTATCTACATGGTTGACAAGAGGGGAAAATATCTTTTCATGAACTCTCATCACAAAGCCCGTCTTGGAATCAGTGACCAGGATTTTCATAATTATTATTATCAAGATCTTCATTCAGATGAAGAAACCGGACATTTTTTAAACCTTATTAAAGAGGTTATCGAAGAGAGCAGACCGGTTCATGACGAATATAGAAAAGGTGATAGGTGGTTTGTCAGAACCATCAGCCCGGTCAGGAATGAAATCCTTGATCTCACCATTGCAGCTACGGTAATTTCTACTGATATCACTCATACCCGGACGCTTGAAAAGACGGTCAGCACCCTAGAAGAACATTATAAAATACTTGTTGAAGCCATGCAGGACTCGGTGTATTCCGTCGATCCTGAATGCAGGTATAAATTTATGAATTCCCATCACCAGAAAAGGCTGGGGATTACCGGAGAATATATCGGGACTTATTATGGGGATTACCATGATAAAGCAGCAACCGATCGATTTGAATCTCATATCCAAAAGGTCATCAGTACAAAACAATCAGTTTGTGAACGATATACCGAAGATACCCGAATCTTTATCAGGACATACAGCCCGGTTCTGGACCCTGAAACACAGATGGTTCAGGAGATAGTTGTTATCTCCATTGAACCAGCCGGCAGATTTGAAAAAACCTAA